The nucleotide sequence CCGCGGCCTCAAGGCTACCGCCTGCGGAATCGGTtgttccgccgccgccacaagAGTCGTCGTCTACCAGGCCTCGCACGTTGCTTGTGGTGTAGGTGGGGTCCATGAGATGGTTCCACGGCACAAGAGAAGTGAAAAGCAACTTCACATTGCTCTGGTACATTTCATCGACCAGCAGAATGAACTGGTGCGATGCGTTAGTGCTCATATTGCCCATATGTGGTACGTTTGTGACAATGATGGTGTGGAACTGCAGCGCAACGAGTTGGATgtcagcagaggagagccCTTCTCGCGCACCGCAGATGTCGGTGAAATCAAACACGGCACACCCGCCACATCGCAGCGGAATCACCACGCTGCGGCCGTGATGCCACAGGGTGTCCTCCCTGACCCATACAGAGTCAGCGCCACGTGTCCCCAAAGCGTGCTCgacacgccgcagcagccgctccacGTTCGCCTTCGTGTTCGGGTGCAAAAAGATCTGCTCGTggtgccgctccgccgcccTCTTCACGCGGTAGTCACGGATATTGGCGCAGTGCAGGAcacggcagtgctgccgcagtaCGGGAAGGAAGGCATTGAAGGAAGCCGAAGTGCGGCACAGATCCTCTGGGGGGCGGTTGCTCGTCGTGATTAGGAAGAGTCCCTGACGGAACGCCTcagtgaagaaggcggccaGTAGCGCGGCGTGGGCCACATCAAACGTTTGAAACTCGTCAAAACACAGGATAGGCGTCTCGTGCAACACCTCTTGCACAACCAGGTTGATGGGACGGATGgcacgcagctcctccttctctttcggtGAGACGGCTgaccggcgccgctgcgtcaACGCCAACTCTGCGCGAAAGAGACGGTCCTCTAGTTCAGTCATGAAGGAGTGTAGGTGGGAGCGGCGCTTTGCATACGGGGTGCTGCAGAGGTCAAAGAGGTCCAGTGTCATCGTTTTCCCTATTCCCACGTCACCCCACAGGTACAGCCCACGTTTCTCCACCACACCAATGTTCTCAGCCTCCAAGAGGTCCAGTGTGCAGATGCCGGAGTCGGGAAATGCCCGCCGCACCTGCTTAGCAAGGGTCGCCCGGATAGAATTCTGCAGCAAGCGCCACACCTGTGCCCAGTAGCCCCCTTCACCGTGTGGTGGCACGCATGCCCGGGTGTACGGTGATATCTTGCCGACAGCCTCGTCGGCGTAGCATTGGTGAATATACTGGAGGAGGGGTGTGCAGGCCTCTAACATGTGGCGCTGGCGGGCGTCGGCCACTATGACACCTTTGCGCGTAAGCTGCTCGTACGCCTCAACCACGGTGCGCTTCGTGGAGAGGTGACTCGACCACACGCTCCatcggcagccgcagcagcgcagcatgCACCCTCAATAGTGCCTGGTggtgaggaaaaaaaagatcaAAAAAGACCAAAGCAAATGGTGGGTGCGTGAGGCGCGCAGCGATCGCCCTCTTCCACATCACAGCGTCCTTTGGTGATATGGAGTCACacaagcgaaaaaaagagacaggcaagggagaggaagacacgATTCTCGAACAGAGGTGCCTGCCAAAGCTGGCAGTGCCAGCAGCAATACCCGAGGGTGTGGAGAGCAATGCTACtgtcccacacacacacaccctaGGAAAAAATAAAGCAACAGCGGTGGCTAATGCCTCGCTGAAGTTGTTCGTGgcatttctctttctctcgccttgTGCCCCTTAGTGTCACGATCAATGACGAGTGGAGAAGACATGTTAAGAAGAcgggcaccgctgcacaAGCATCACGCTTTGCGTGCCGTACACCCGCGTCCGCCCATGACACTCAGCAGCCTCCGttcggggtgggggggaggcgggaaGAACATATCGTGCATCGCGCACGAAAAAGGGAGATTCATAGCGCCTCGGGGAGGAGAAACGTGTCGAACAACAGCAGAcgtggcagagaaggggtgcggaaaaggaaagcgaaagcgagagaggaagatgaGGATGAAAGAAATCAAAGTACAGTAAGCGAGGGCAGTATCCCCTCCCTTTATGGATACCCACGAGCAACCTCAACATATACACAGATGTGTCGCGGCGCATCAGCGCGTCTGTGACGTGGCTCCAAACAAGGGACCTGGTCCTTTCAAGAGGAGCAATTTGAAATTAAAGTCATTGCGATCCGGCTCGCCGCTCATCAGCAGCTTGGAAAgcacaaagcacacacacacacacactcaaaAGATAATGCATCAGAGATCGACCGGCACCTAATGAAAGTGACAGAGAtggcgagaggaagagaggaggcggaagctTTGATCCTTTTCTGGCTGCTCCTCGCCACCGTCATCAACTGAGCGTCAATATAGCGGTGCGGAGCTCTTCGAGCGTCGCCGCCCCTGCCTCATCGACGGTGCCGTGTTGCAAGGCAGTCATCACCACATCCTTAGCTCTCTCCAAAGTGGACGGTACTTCCGCCTCTGATTTTAGGCGACCCACAACGCCAGCGACCGCCTTGCCAGGAACCTCGACGTGGCACCGAAAGCGCTGGTGTACGAGCAGCGTGCAGAGTAAAGAGAGCAATTTGCCGTTGGCAGCAGGATCCTTCTTTGACacggacgccgccgccacctcttgGGCTACAGACTCCTTGATTTTCGCATACGCATCCCGCTCCGCCTTCTTGTTCGGCGAGTGAAATGacgcaacagcaacgacgccTGAGCCGCTCATCTCGCGTAGGGTATCGAGGAACACCCCAACCGATCTGCCTTTGACGGCGTCCAGCAGAGGTATAAGGGTGTTGCGACGACTCTCCGAAAAAGGTACCAAAGCCTTCATTAGCTGGGCTGGCTGACTCACCTGCtcgagcgccgctgcaaccTTCTCGCTCCACTCCTGAGTGTCAAGACTCTCGTTGCGGATGACCTGCCTCGCCATCTCATACGCCTCTGTAGACATGACGTGCCGAGCAATGACCGAAGACGTCGATTCATCCAGCTGGGCCAGAGCCCACTCCAACCCTTTTGCGGTGACCCAGAGGTGAATCCAGCGCGTGGCGAGCTGCTCCTGCAAGTCGCTTCTGAGCTGCTTCAACTCTGCGGCCACATTATTGGCAGCCGACAGCGCCAgttgctgctccagcgccgccaccacctccccccacatATCCACCAGCTCCCGGAGAACCTCACTATACCGATCGTGCGACAGCTTCAGCACAGACGCGATCGTGTCCGACACCACAGTGCTCACAAGCACTCTCGACTTTCTGGCGTTTGCCACGGCGGGTGGAAGGGCTGCCTTGATCGCCTCTTCGGCTGCCGCGGATAGCAGTATAGTGTTGGCGATGAGCGTGGCGCTCTCCAGCCCGGGGTACAGCTCGCACAGACGCTCCTCTAGCAATGGCCagtccctctccacctccacaaACAGTGGAAGCTGCTCGGCAACGTCGACGGCGAGGGTCTCTCGGTCCACCAGGGCTTGTAAGGCAGGGAGATTGCTGAGGTAGCGATCCGACACGAACCCGTTAGAAAGCGGGTACCCACACAAGGGGTGCTCGGCGCAGGCTCGCACTGTcacctgcactgctgcctctctggcAACAGCAGTTACCCTGCTCCCTTGCCCTTTCTTTCGACCCTTTCGCTGCTTAGCCGGCGCTGAGGCGCTCGATGGCCCTGTAGTGCCCGCAGCCTGCTCAGTCGCTGCCGCATCAGGTGGGTTATAGCGCTCAGTCAGGTACTGGCGAGGGTTGCTAAtcccctgccgctgcaactGGGCGTACTCAACATAGCCGTTCGACGCATACAAgttctccacctctgccgtgCGCTTTGCCTCGTACACGAGTGGAATATAGGTGCTAAATCCATCAAAGCTGCCAGGAAGCTCCTGGCGGACTTCAGTGACGACAtggctcagcagcggtgcgaaGAGCTTGTTGCGCCTGTAGAAGGCATCCAGCCGAACCggctcctccgccgccagcagcccGGCACGCACAATCATACGCTGTCGATTTACAAACTGCTTCGTGTAGAGCGACCCGTCTTGCATGAGGGTGTCAATACGACCCCGATCCATTGCCTTGCTGAGTAAACTCTTCGCAAAGAGGGAGCTCAGCTGGTTCACGGAGGCAAACTTCGATATGGCGAGCGAGCCCTGCTCCTTCAGAAGGTCCCCGGCAGCCAACACTACTGAGTCCAGATACCCGTCTGTCATGAGTTCACCACCTTCGAGTGTGAGGGCGGGGTTCTCCGCCAACACACTAGGCAGAACACGCTCTACTTGGAAGGTGTGTACGTTGAGCAGTCCTGGTAAGTCAACGACGTTCAGCCGCCCGCCGTTGGCTAGCACCTCGTCCATGATCTCGCATTTCAGCTCATCCCAGGTGAGGTACTCCTTGGCGTCTGTGGTGAAGAGGAGATCGATGAGTTTTTTCTGAATTAACGCATTGACAATCTCGACCGCGTTGCGCTCCGTAATTTGGTTCGACACCTGCactcgctgcagcgactggaaCCGCTTGACAAGCTCGCTAAGCTCGACGTCTTCCATGGTGAATGTGGTAAAAGAAAAGGACCAGGCGGAGAGTAATGCACCTCCACACCTTGCAGGAGTCCAaatgtggagagagaagagagagtgagaggaagacgacAAGACTGGCAAGACACGAAAAGAGTTCCAGATTagcgaagaaagaggaggtggctgTTGACCACACATGCAACGGGCCACACAATGGACGACACTGACACACGTCAACAGTGAACGGCCATGAGTACGGACGCAAAAGGCGGCAAACAAAACGAAAGACATGCAGCGAGGGCACGCGGCATGGGCGGACACCAAAGCGTCTCACTTAGACGCATACTGACGAAATATGCTTGCGACATGAGACGCAGGGATCATTCGTCCACCCTAACGCACACGAGTAGGCCGCTCACTTTCTCCCCGGGTGACGCGAATGAGGTTCTCTTGACACTTCGGCAACCGAATCGTTCTACATCACCGTGGCCTCTGATGCAGTGCTCTTAATGCTCAGACTTTGGAGATATTGGCGAGGAAATCCCAGCGATACAATTCGCAAATGTGTCGTAAACAAACATACGCACTCAAGAAAGAAGCCGACGCGCTAGCAGAAAATGCGTGAGTACGCACGCACCCCACGAAAGCGCACCCTGGAAGAGACGGCCGCACGTTTCGCATGTGTAATGGCGGCTACTCTAGCTCAGTTTCCGATACGCGGATTCGCTGTCAGAACGTGGGTACCGCGAGCGTACACCTCGTcgctgccttcgccttcGAACAAAAAATCTGTGAAGACGATCGTGTCCTCCAGGCGCACGAGACGCGTCATACAGTTGCACTTCTTGTCCTCGAACACGGCGGAAAGGAAGCTGATTTCGAAGCTCACCGATTCTACACACGCCTGCGGTAGATACGCCTGGGCGTGAATCTTTGTGAAGGCGTCCGCCAAGCTGGACAGGGCCCCGCCATGAACAGACTTGATGCCGTTCTGACTGCCACGTTTTGCCTCCCACGGAAACACGAGCGTTCCCTCTGAGCGCACTTGAATACGTTCTGGAGAAAAGAGGACTGTTcgcagcaaagcagcgctgTAATTCTTCGGATTGCCCATGAGCTgttgcgcagcggcggcggcctgctTA is from Leishmania panamensis strain MHOM/PA/94/PSC-1 chromosome 35 sequence and encodes:
- a CDS encoding ATPase, putative (TriTrypDB/GeneDB-style sysID: LpmP.35.6980) — translated: MLRCCGCRWSVWSSHLSTKRTVVEAYEQLTRKGVIVADARQRHMLEACTPLLQYIHQCYADEAVGKISPYTRACVPPHGEGGYWAQVWRLLQNSIRATLAKQVRRAFPDSGICTLDLLEAENIGVVEKRGLYLWGDVGIGKTMTLDLFDLCSTPYAKRRSHLHSFMTELEDRLFRAELALTQRRRSAVSPKEKEELRAIRPINLVVQEVLHETPILCFDEFQTFDVAHAALLAAFFTEAFRQGLFLITTSNRPPEDLCRTSASFNAFLPVLRQHCRVLHCANIRDYRVKRAAERHHEQIFLHPNTKANVERLLRRVEHALGTRGADSVWVREDTLWHHGRSVVIPLRCGGCAVFDFTDICGAREGLSSADIQLVALQFHTIIVTNVPHMGNMSTNASHQFILLVDEMYQSNVKLLFTSLVPWNHLMDPTYTTSNVRGLVDDDSCGGGGTTDSAGGSLEAAVYSEGEDERSGYTAHYNFRNEEEVVSFARIRSRLNEMGTASYLLRDHRHYVVTDFDFSALLNPDIQRKVCK
- a CDS encoding hypothetical protein (TriTrypDB/GeneDB-style sysID: LpmP.35.6990); the protein is MEDVELSELVKRFQSLQRVQVSNQITERNAVEIVNALIQKKLIDLLFTTDAKEYLTWDELKCEIMDEVLANGGRLNVVDLPGLLNVHTFQVERVLPSVLAENPALTLEGGELMTDGYLDSVVLAAGDLLKEQGSLAISKFASVNQLSSLFAKSLLSKAMDRGRIDTLMQDGSLYTKQFVNRQRMIVRAGLLAAEEPVRLDAFYRRNKLFAPLLSHVVTEVRQELPGSFDGFSTYIPLVYEAKRTAEVENLYASNGYVEYAQLQRQGISNPRQYLTERYNPPDAAATEQAAGTTGPSSASAPAKQRKGRKKGQGSRVTAVAREAAVQVTVRACAEHPLCGYPLSNGFVSDRYLSNLPALQALVDRETLAVDVAEQLPLFVEVERDWPLLEERLCELYPGLESATLIANTILLSAAAEEAIKAALPPAVANARKSRVLVSTVVSDTIASVLKLSHDRYSEVLRELVDMWGEVVAALEQQLALSAANNVAAELKQLRSDLQEQLATRWIHLWVTAKGLEWALAQLDESTSSVIARHVMSTEAYEMARQVIRNESLDTQEWSEKVAAALEQVSQPAQLMKALVPFSESRRNTLIPLLDAVKGRSVGVFLDTLREMSGSGVVAVASFHSPNKKAERDAYAKIKESVAQEVAAASVSKKDPAANGKLLSLLCTLLVHQRFRCHVEVPGKAVAGVVGRLKSEAEVPSTLERAKDVVMTALQHGTVDEAGAATLEELRTAILTLS
- a CDS encoding hypothetical protein (TriTrypDB/GeneDB-style sysID: LpmP.35.7000) — encoded protein: MLGTHFLLNLVTTKQAAAAAQQLMGNPKNYSAALLRTVLFSPERIQVRSEGTLVFPWEAKRGSQNGIKSVHGGALSSLADAFTKIHAQAYLPQACVESVSFEISFLSAVFEDKKCNCMTRLVRLEDTIVFTDFLFEGEGSDEVYARGTHVLTANPRIGN